The nucleotide sequence CCGCTCGCCAGCGTCATGGTCACGCCGTCCGCCGCTGCTGCGGCGAACATCCTTTCCGCGGCAGCCGCCGTCGTGCTGTTCAACTGCGCCGCCTCGCCGGCGACGGCGAGGGCCACACGCGGCCGGACCAAATCGGCCGGGTCGTAGTTGGCCGGCTTGAGCGGGCGGTGCTTGTTGACGATCACCCAGGGACTGGTGGGCGCGGTCAGTGAGTGCTGCTTGGGCAGGCGTGAGGCGGCCGACGGCGGTGCTGCCGCCGCCGTCGTGGACGGCGCAGGCACTGTGGCGGATGGCGGCTTCGCCGACGTGCTGGGTGGCGAGGCGGCGGAAGCAGTAGCGGAGGCCGGGGCCGGGCCCCCGGCGGACGGCGTGGTACCGGTCGGAACCGTGGTGGCCGTGCCGGAAGCAGCAGGTGAGGCCGTGCCCATGGCCGTGGAACCCGATGCCGCGGAACCCGGGGCTTCGGGGGCAGGGCCGGGGGTGCAGGCGGCAAGGGCAGACAGGCCGGCTCCCGTCAGCAGCAGCTGCGCCACTGCGCGCCGGCTGGGGCGGCCGCCCGACCGGGCGTTTACGGAAGCAGCGGAAGAGCAGTCGTAGCACACGTGCGCTAGACCTTCCGCAGCAGCATCCTGCGGACGGAATGGTCCGCTTCCTTGGTGAGCACCAGCTGCGCCCGCCCCCGGGTGGGCAGCACGTTCTCTTCCAGGTTCGGTTCGTTGATGCGCTTCCAGATGTCGCGGGCGGTCGCTTCGGCCTCTTCATCGGACAGCGTGGCATAGCGGTGGAAGTACGACTCCGGCTGCGCGAAGGCGGTGGAACGGAGCTTGCGGAACCGGTCCACGTACCATTCCTCGATGTAGGACGTTTTGGCATCCACATAGATGGAAAAGTCGAAGAAGTCGCTGAGCGCCAGGCCTTGGCGGCCGTCGTGCCGCGGCCGCGCCGGGGCGAGCACATTCAGGCCCTCGACAATCAGGACGTCGGGCCGCCGGACCACCACTTCCTTGCCCGGGACGATGTCATAGGTGACGTGCGAGTACCAGGGCGCCCGCACCTCCTCGGCGCCGCCCTTGATCTCGCTCACGAAGCGCAGCAGCGCACGGCGGTCGTAGGACTCCGGAAAGCCCTTCCGGTCGAGCAGCTGCCGGCGCTTGAGTTCGGCCAGGGGATACAGGAAGCCGTCGGTGGTGATGAGCTCAACGTTCGGCGTGCCCGGCCAGCGGCGCAGCATCTCGCGCAGAACACGGGCGATGGTGGACTTGCCCACGGCCACGGAACCGGCGACGCCGATCACGAAGGGCGTGCGCTGGGTCTGCTCGCCAAGGAAGGTGGTGGTGGCCGCATGCAGCTGGCCGGCAGCCTCCACGTACAGGTGCAAGAGCCGGGAGAGGGGGAGGTAGACGTCCCGCACCTCGCTGATGTCCAGGGGGTCGCCGAGGCCGCGAAGGCGCAGCACGTCCTCTTCATTAAGGGGCTGCTCCATCTGGGCCGAAAGCCGGGACCAGGTCTGCCGGTCCAGCTCCACGAACGGGGAAACACCCTCTCCGTTCGCTTCGTTGCGTTGCAAAGTCACCCTAGAGATTCTGCCCCGACCTGCGCCAAGAGCGAAATGCGGCCGTTCTTGAGTGAATCTTGACCCTGCCCATGACCGGTTCCTGAGCCTGCCACGCGACAGTGCAGGAAATAGGGGAGAACCGCCTCAGAAATACGAAGGGTCTGAACATGGGGAAGGCAGTTATACCGGAGCTGCCGCAGCGGACGGGCCGCGACTTTGGCGGCAGGCGCGGCGGGGGAGCAGCCACCCGGATTACCAAAATACGCCGCCGCAAGCGCTTCGCTGCGGCCGGGCGCTGGACCAACTTCCTAGTGCTCCTGGTCCTTGCCTTTGCCGCGGCCGTCCTGGTTGCCATTCCCCAGGCCACCGGATCCCGGACCTACACGGTGCACACGGATTCGATGGCCCCGGCATATCCTGCAGGCACCTTCCTGGTGGTGAAACCCACACCCCTGAGTCAGCTGAAGTACGGCGACGTCGTCACCTACCGGCCCACCCTGGACAGCCCCGAGGTTCTGACCCGCCGGATCGTGGGCTTTGGTGCCCAGCAGAACGGTGAACGGACCCTGGTCACCAAGGCGGACAACGCCGCCGTCAACGACGCACAACCCGTCCATGCCCGCCAAGTCATGGGAAAGCCGCTCTACGCCATCCCGCTGGCCGGCTACCTCGCCGATGCGGTCGGTGACGCGGACCGCGACCTCCTGATGGTGCTGGCAGCAGCCGGCCTCGCCGGCCTGGGCATGCTGCTCATCTTCCTTGGCGCCCGCAGGCGCCGGACAGGCTGACGGGCCGCCGGGCAGGCTGACGGCCGCCGGAGGAGGTCATCCGACGTCGGTTCTCCGCAAAGACCGATAGGCTTATACCCATGTGTGGAATCGTGGGTTATGTTGGCCGTACGTCGGGCCGGGCTGATGCCGGGCATGGTGCGTTGGATGTTGTTCTTGAGGGCCTGCGCCGTCTGGAGTACCGGGGTTACGACTCGGCCGGTGTTGCAGTGGTGGCTGACGGGGAGATTTCCTCGCGGAAGAAGTCCGGGAAGCTGAGCAACCTGCTGGCCGAGCTGGAGGAGCGGCCGCTGCCGGAATCTTTGACCGGTATCGGGCACACGCGCTGGGCCACGCATGGTGGTCCGACGGATCAGAACGCGCACCCGCATCTGTCTGATGGGGGGAAGCTTGCGGTGATCCATAACGGCATTATTGAAAACTTTGCTGAGCTGAAGCAGGAGCTGCTGGCCAAGGGTGTGGTCTTCGCGTCGGAGACGGACACCGAGGTGGCCGCGGCGCTGCTGGGTGATATTTTCCGGAACAAGCTGGGCGGCGACGTTACTGACGGCGGCCTGACCCGGGCGATGGAGCTGGCGTGCCAGCGGCTGGAGGGTGCTTTCACGCTCCTGGCCGTGCACGCCGACCAGCCCGACGTGGTGGTGGCCGCGCGCCGGAACTCGCCGCTGGTGGTGGGCCTGGGCGAGGGTGAGAACTTCCTGGGTTCGGACGTGTCCGGGTTCATTGACTACACCCGCCGTGCGGTGGAGCTGGGCCAGGACCAGATCGTGACGATCACCGCCGACACGGTGGAGATCACCGACTTTTACGGCGCCCCGGCCGAGGGCAAGGAATACCACGTGGACTGGGACCCGGCCTCCGCGGAGAAGGGCGGCTTCGCGTCGTTCATGGAGAAGGAAATCCATGACCAGCCCGACGCGGTGGCGCAGACCCTTTTGGGCCGGTCGGACGCGAACGGGAAGCTGACCCTGGATGAGCTGCGCATTGACCCGCAGCTGTTGAAGAAGGTCGACAAGATCATCGTGCTGGCCTGCGGCACGGCCGCGTATGCGGGCCTGGTGGCGAAGTACGCGATCGAGAACTGGTGCCGGATCCCCACCGAGGTGGAGCTCGCGCACGAGTTCCGGTACCGGGACCCGATCGTGGATGAGAACACCCTGGTGGTGTCCATCAGCCAGTCCGGCGAGACCATGGACACGCTGATGGCGGTCCGGTACGCCCGCGAGCAGGGCGCGAAGACGGTGTCGATCTGCAACACCAACGGTTCGACCATTCCACGCGAATCCGACGCGGTGCTGTACACGCACGCCGGTCCGGAGATCGCGGTGGCGTCCACGAAGGCGTTCCTGGCGCAGATCACCGCGGCGTACCTGCTGGGGCTGTACCTGGCGCAGCTGCGCGGGAACATCTTCTCCGGGCAGATCAAGGATGTGCTGGCTGACCTGGGCAAGATCCCGGCGAAGATCCAGAAGATCCTGGACTCGGCCGAGGACCTGCGGGGGCTGGCGCGGAGCATGAAGGACGAGAAGTCCGTGCTGTTCCTGGGCCGGCACGTGGGCTACCCGGTGGCGTTGGAGGGTGCGCTGAAGCTGAAGGAAATCGCGTACATCCACGCCGAGGGTTTCGCCGCCGGTGAGCTCAAGCACGGCCCGATCGCGTTGATCGAGGAGGGCCAGCCGGTGTTCGTGGTGGTCCCGTCCCCGCGCGGCCGGGATTCGCTGCACTCGAAGGTGGTGTCCAACATCCAGGAGATCCGGGCCCGCGGTGCCCGTACCCTGGTGATCGCCGAGGAAGGCGATGACGCGGTCCGTGACTACGCCGAGCACGTCTTCTACGTCCCGGAAACCCCGACCCTGCTGATGCCGCTGCTGACCACCGTGCCGCTGCAGATCTTCGCCTGTGAACTTGCCGCCGGCAAGGGCTACGACGTGGACCAGCCGCGCAACCTGGCCAAGAGCGTCACAGTAGAGTAAGCCCATGATTGTTGGGATCGGCGTAGACGTAGTGGACATCGAGCGCTTCGGACGGCAGCTGGAGCGCACCCCCGGGCTGCGCGACCGGCTGTTTGTGCCGGCCGAACGGGAACTGAACACCCGCTCCCTGGCGGCGAGGTTTGCCGCCAAGGAGGCCGTGGCCAAGGTCCTGGGCGCGCCGGCCGGCATGAACTGGCAGGACTGCTGGATCGGACTGGACCAGAACGGTCCCACCATCCAGGTCAAGGGGACGGTGCTCGCCGTGGCCGAATCCAAGGGCGTCAAACGGTGGCACCTGTCCATGAGCCACGATGGCGGCATTGCCACGGCCACGGTGCTGGCCGAGGGCTGACCCGGACGGACTGACCACATGATCAGCGCCTATACCGGAACCCAGATCAGGGAGGCTGAAAAGCCCCTGCTGGATTCAGGTATGGGCGCTGTTCTCATGCAGCGGGCAGCCCGTGGCATGGCCGGCGCCGCCATCGCGGAGCTCCGTAGCCGCGGGCGCCGCCTTTACGGCTCCAGCGTGGTGGTCCTGGCCGGCAAGGGGAACAACGGCGGCGACGGCCTTTTCGCCGCCGCCCACCTTGCCGGGCGGGGTATGCGGACGACGGCGGTCCTCGCCTCCGCGGCTGCCCACCCGGACGGCCTGGCCGCCTTCCGGCGCGCCGGCGGCCGGGTCCTGACGCTGACCGACGCGAACGCCGGTGAACTGGCAGCGCTGGCCGGCAGGGCCGACGTCGTAATTGATGCTTTTCTGGGAACCGGCGCCCGGGGCGGACTCCGGGAAGCGTCAGCGGAACTCGTGTCACGGCTGGCCGGGATGCTGCCTGTTACTGGTCCCCGGGGCATCGTGGTGGCGTGCGACGTGCCCAGCGGCGTGGACGCGGACACCGGCGAGGCCGCAGGACCCGTGTTGCCGGCGGACATCACCGTCACGTTCGGCGGGGCCAAGGCCGGCCTGCTGGCGGACCCTGGAGCGGATTTCGCCGGCCGGGTGGTGGTGGTTCCGATCGGCATCGAAGACTCGCTGCCCTGGCCCGCATTGCGGCGTGTCGAAGCCGCCGACCTCGCAACCCTGCTCCCGCGGCCCACGCGCCGCGCCCACAAGTATTCGCGGGGCGTCCTCGGAGTGGTGGCCGGGTCCCCGGCCTATCCGGGCGCCGCCGTGCTCGCCTGCCGCGGGGCACTCTCCGCCGGCGTGGGCATGGTCCGCTACGTCGGGCCGCCCGAGGTGGCGGACCTCATCCGCCAGAGCTGCCCCGAGGTGGTCTGCAGCACCGGCACCGTGGCCGAAACGCATGTCCAGGCCTGGCTCGTCGGTTCGGGGATGGACGGTTCGGACGAGGAGGAGATGCAGCGCGTCCGCGACGCCGTCGACTCCGGCCTGCCCACCGTGGCCGACGCAGGCGCCCTGCCCGTGTTGCCGGACGTGCTGGCCCCGCAGGTGGTGCTGACGCCGCACGCCGGGGAGCTGGCCACCCTGCTGCAGCGCCTCGGCGCCGACATGGACCGCAAAGCCGTCGAGGCCGCCACCCTCGCCGCCGTGCGCCGCGCCGCCGGGCTGACCGAGGCCACGGTGCTGCTGAAAGGGGCCACCACGCTGGTGGCATCTCCCTACCAGGACTTCTACAGCCAGGCGGAGGGCACGCCCTGGATGGCCACCGCCGGCAGCGGTGATGTGCTGGCTGGAATCATCGGTGCGCTGCTCGCCCAGGTGGGGTCCGACGTCGGACGCTTCCGTGCGTTGGCCATCGATCCGGATGAGCGCTGGGCGGCCATTGCCGCCATGGGGGCCAGCCTGCACGGGATGGCCGGAGCGGCCGCTGCGGCCGGCGGACCCTTGACGGCGGGCCGCATGTCCGACGCCCTACCCGAAATATGGGGTAAAGTCAGCACGCTTAGTAATTAGCGGAAGGGCCGTGTAATAGTCATACCCAGCCGCTACGGTAAGACCAAGTTCCGTGCAGGTGGTGCGTGAAGACCTGCCGGACGCAGTGTTGGACGATGTATAGGAGCACGAATGGAAATCTGGCCCGGATCGGCTTACCCGCTGGGAGCCACGTTTGACGGCACGGGAACCAACTTCGCATTGTTCAGCGAGCACGCAGAAAAGGTGGAACTCTGCCTCTTCGACGAGGACGGCACCGAATCCCGGGTGACGCTCCGGGAAGTGGACGGCTACGTGTGGCACTGCTACCTGCCGCAGGTGCAGCCCGGGCAAAAGTACGGTTACCGCGTCCATGGGCCGTACAACCCCGCCAACGGCCAGCGCTTCAACCCGAACAAGCTGCTGCTGGACCCCTACGCCAAGGCCGTCGCCGGCCAGATCGACTGGGACCCGGCGCTGTTCTCTTACAACATGGGCGACCCCTCATCCCGGAATGACGCCGATTCTGCGCCGCACATGATGATGGGCGTGGTGATCAACCCGTTCTTCGACTGGGACAACGACCAGAACCTGCGCATTCCGTACCACAAGTCGGTTATCTACGAAGCGCACGTCAAGGGGCTCACCGAGCTGCACCCGGAAATCCCCGAGGAGCAGCGCGGCACCTACGCCGGCGTAGCGCACCCCGCAGTCATCTCGCACCTGCAGAAGCTGGGCGTCACCGCGATCGAGCTGATGCCAGTGCACCAGTTCGTCAACGACGGCACGCTGCAGGAGAAGGGTCTGAGCAACTACTGGGGCTACAACACCATCGGCTTCTTCGCGCCGCAGAACACCTACAGCTCCACCGGCGACGCAGGCCAGCAGGTCCAGGACTTCAAGGCGATGGTCCGCTCACTGCACCGCGCCGGCATTGAGGTCATCCTCGACGTCGTCTACAACCACACCGCCGAAGGCAACCACCTAGGCCCCACGCTGAGCTTCAAGGGCATCGACAACGAGGCGTACTACCGCCTGGTCGAGGACGACAAGCAGTACTACATGGACTACACCGGCACGGGCAACACACTGAACGTCCGCCAGCCGCATTCCCTGCAGCTGCTGATGGACTCGCTGCGCTACTGGGTCACCGAGATGCACGTGGACGGGTTCCGCTTCGACCTCGCCGCCGCTTTGGCCCGCGAGTTTTACGACGTCGACCGGCTCTCCACCTTCTTCGAACTCATCCAGCAGGACCCGGTGGTCTCCCAGGTCAAGCTCATCGCCGAGCCGTGGGACGTCGGCCCCGGTGGTTACCAGGTGGGCAACTTCCCGCCGCAGTGGACGGAATGGAACGGCAAGTACCGCGACACCGTGCGCGACTTCTGGCGCGGCGAACCGGCCACGCTCGGCGAGTTCGCCTCGCGGATCACCGGCTC is from Arthrobacter sp. QXT-31 and encodes:
- the coaA gene encoding type I pantothenate kinase, with the protein product MTLQRNEANGEGVSPFVELDRQTWSRLSAQMEQPLNEEDVLRLRGLGDPLDISEVRDVYLPLSRLLHLYVEAAGQLHAATTTFLGEQTQRTPFVIGVAGSVAVGKSTIARVLREMLRRWPGTPNVELITTDGFLYPLAELKRRQLLDRKGFPESYDRRALLRFVSEIKGGAEEVRAPWYSHVTYDIVPGKEVVVRRPDVLIVEGLNVLAPARPRHDGRQGLALSDFFDFSIYVDAKTSYIEEWYVDRFRKLRSTAFAQPESYFHRYATLSDEEAEATARDIWKRINEPNLEENVLPTRGRAQLVLTKEADHSVRRMLLRKV
- a CDS encoding signal peptidase I; its protein translation is MGKAVIPELPQRTGRDFGGRRGGGAATRITKIRRRKRFAAAGRWTNFLVLLVLAFAAAVLVAIPQATGSRTYTVHTDSMAPAYPAGTFLVVKPTPLSQLKYGDVVTYRPTLDSPEVLTRRIVGFGAQQNGERTLVTKADNAAVNDAQPVHARQVMGKPLYAIPLAGYLADAVGDADRDLLMVLAAAGLAGLGMLLIFLGARRRRTG
- the glmS gene encoding glutamine--fructose-6-phosphate transaminase (isomerizing) — protein: MCGIVGYVGRTSGRADAGHGALDVVLEGLRRLEYRGYDSAGVAVVADGEISSRKKSGKLSNLLAELEERPLPESLTGIGHTRWATHGGPTDQNAHPHLSDGGKLAVIHNGIIENFAELKQELLAKGVVFASETDTEVAAALLGDIFRNKLGGDVTDGGLTRAMELACQRLEGAFTLLAVHADQPDVVVAARRNSPLVVGLGEGENFLGSDVSGFIDYTRRAVELGQDQIVTITADTVEITDFYGAPAEGKEYHVDWDPASAEKGGFASFMEKEIHDQPDAVAQTLLGRSDANGKLTLDELRIDPQLLKKVDKIIVLACGTAAYAGLVAKYAIENWCRIPTEVELAHEFRYRDPIVDENTLVVSISQSGETMDTLMAVRYAREQGAKTVSICNTNGSTIPRESDAVLYTHAGPEIAVASTKAFLAQITAAYLLGLYLAQLRGNIFSGQIKDVLADLGKIPAKIQKILDSAEDLRGLARSMKDEKSVLFLGRHVGYPVALEGALKLKEIAYIHAEGFAAGELKHGPIALIEEGQPVFVVVPSPRGRDSLHSKVVSNIQEIRARGARTLVIAEEGDDAVRDYAEHVFYVPETPTLLMPLLTTVPLQIFACELAAGKGYDVDQPRNLAKSVTVE
- a CDS encoding holo-ACP synthase, with the translated sequence MIVGIGVDVVDIERFGRQLERTPGLRDRLFVPAERELNTRSLAARFAAKEAVAKVLGAPAGMNWQDCWIGLDQNGPTIQVKGTVLAVAESKGVKRWHLSMSHDGGIATATVLAEG
- a CDS encoding NAD(P)H-hydrate epimerase; amino-acid sequence: MISAYTGTQIREAEKPLLDSGMGAVLMQRAARGMAGAAIAELRSRGRRLYGSSVVVLAGKGNNGGDGLFAAAHLAGRGMRTTAVLASAAAHPDGLAAFRRAGGRVLTLTDANAGELAALAGRADVVIDAFLGTGARGGLREASAELVSRLAGMLPVTGPRGIVVACDVPSGVDADTGEAAGPVLPADITVTFGGAKAGLLADPGADFAGRVVVVPIGIEDSLPWPALRRVEAADLATLLPRPTRRAHKYSRGVLGVVAGSPAYPGAAVLACRGALSAGVGMVRYVGPPEVADLIRQSCPEVVCSTGTVAETHVQAWLVGSGMDGSDEEEMQRVRDAVDSGLPTVADAGALPVLPDVLAPQVVLTPHAGELATLLQRLGADMDRKAVEAATLAAVRRAAGLTEATVLLKGATTLVASPYQDFYSQAEGTPWMATAGSGDVLAGIIGALLAQVGSDVGRFRALAIDPDERWAAIAAMGASLHGMAGAAAAAGGPLTAGRMSDALPEIWGKVSTLSN
- the glgX gene encoding glycogen debranching protein GlgX; translation: MEIWPGSAYPLGATFDGTGTNFALFSEHAEKVELCLFDEDGTESRVTLREVDGYVWHCYLPQVQPGQKYGYRVHGPYNPANGQRFNPNKLLLDPYAKAVAGQIDWDPALFSYNMGDPSSRNDADSAPHMMMGVVINPFFDWDNDQNLRIPYHKSVIYEAHVKGLTELHPEIPEEQRGTYAGVAHPAVISHLQKLGVTAIELMPVHQFVNDGTLQEKGLSNYWGYNTIGFFAPQNTYSSTGDAGQQVQDFKAMVRSLHRAGIEVILDVVYNHTAEGNHLGPTLSFKGIDNEAYYRLVEDDKQYYMDYTGTGNTLNVRQPHSLQLLMDSLRYWVTEMHVDGFRFDLAAALAREFYDVDRLSTFFELIQQDPVVSQVKLIAEPWDVGPGGYQVGNFPPQWTEWNGKYRDTVRDFWRGEPATLGEFASRITGSADLYEHSGRRPVASINFVTAHDGFTLRDLVSYNEKHNDANGEENKDGESHNRSWNCGVEGPTDDPKVLALRARQQRNFIATMLLSQGVPMIAHGDEMGRTQLGNNNGYCQDSELTWMNWDSVDQPLIEFTAAVNSLRAKHPTFRRSRFFDGRPVRRGEGERLPDIVWLDPDGNLMQPEDWDSGFGRSVGMFLNGDGIQGHDDRGRRITDVNFVLYFNAHDGDVEFTLPPDEYAPAWDIIIDTAGEGADSEPVNAGSMLSVAAKSLVVLRAHSAPEEEPDHSVAASLAALTQTATAETAALTAPAVPEPAKTKKPDPQLGKAAEERPAGNSAAAPAHAAEPAEKPAAKPAGKRTGNPKAGKPAGEGA